A genomic window from Desulfomonilia bacterium includes:
- the ispH gene encoding 4-hydroxy-3-methylbut-2-enyl diphosphate reductase, translated as MKITIARHAGFCFGVRRAIDVTFKIRQKNPGARIFTVGPIIHNPQVIDAISRRGIGIVNDILDPKLKSGDIAIIRAHGISPEKKGVLKERGVRVIDATCPMVLKVHAIIKKAAKNADAIVIVGDRDHPEMEAHLGVAGGKGIPVQSLEDAKAVPAVKRLAVVAQTTFDVALYKEILKVLKDRAEVLDINDTICRSTVDRQKEVEDLSKDHDTFIVIGGRNSANTKRLAELAQKQNRHVIRVESSEMLKNLDTHDMHNVAIIAGASTPQWVIEECIENLRTIDKSSGIKNKTLNLIAKTPFATSLGAVGIAMAALVFCDLNYKWDIFLTVFFLAFATLDFKWDFNMFIRWSICTGLAISVSIIGSGFAAGILAAGVSLLRPILSTIRIKDYMRSIYGLVLFLLVSIIVPLSMMAAPAKPGILLLTIFASVQYLGSDILVGLKNMERDAIMGRLSLARYISETRGIMVMEYTIMGLALILFLGFPLKLTPALAYGLLPSLFFLAKGIDIYNDHIIFDSRLYLVYVKSLWFIIPAMGLLWRVTMM; from the coding sequence ATGAAAATTACAATTGCCAGGCATGCCGGGTTCTGCTTCGGTGTAAGAAGGGCTATTGATGTAACCTTCAAGATCAGGCAGAAAAATCCGGGAGCTAGAATATTTACTGTTGGCCCGATAATTCATAATCCTCAGGTCATTGACGCCATCTCCAGAAGGGGCATAGGCATCGTCAATGACATACTCGACCCGAAGCTCAAATCCGGTGATATAGCGATTATCCGTGCTCACGGCATCTCTCCTGAAAAAAAAGGCGTCCTGAAAGAGCGCGGTGTGCGGGTAATCGACGCCACCTGCCCCATGGTGCTCAAGGTACATGCAATCATCAAAAAGGCTGCAAAAAACGCCGATGCCATAGTAATCGTCGGCGACAGGGATCACCCAGAGATGGAGGCCCATCTGGGAGTTGCCGGCGGGAAAGGCATACCCGTACAGAGCCTGGAGGACGCGAAGGCCGTCCCTGCTGTGAAACGGCTGGCTGTCGTTGCCCAGACAACATTCGATGTCGCCCTTTACAAAGAGATACTTAAAGTCCTCAAGGACCGGGCCGAGGTCCTCGACATAAACGATACCATCTGCCGTTCGACAGTGGACAGGCAGAAGGAGGTCGAAGACCTTTCAAAAGACCACGATACGTTTATCGTCATAGGCGGCAGAAATTCCGCAAACACGAAAAGGCTTGCGGAACTCGCTCAGAAGCAGAACCGCCACGTTATAAGAGTGGAAAGCTCTGAAATGCTCAAGAACCTGGATACGCACGATATGCACAACGTGGCTATCATTGCAGGTGCTTCAACCCCTCAATGGGTAATAGAGGAATGCATTGAGAACCTCCGAACGATCGACAAGTCCTCCGGCATAAAAAACAAGACGCTCAACCTGATTGCCAAAACACCTTTTGCAACCTCTCTGGGCGCCGTGGGCATAGCAATGGCCGCCCTGGTGTTCTGTGACCTTAATTATAAATGGGATATTTTCCTGACCGTTTTCTTCCTCGCATTCGCCACCCTTGACTTCAAGTGGGATTTCAACATGTTCATAAGGTGGAGCATATGCACGGGCCTGGCCATATCGGTATCCATAATAGGCTCCGGTTTCGCCGCCGGAATACTTGCAGCGGGCGTTTCCCTCTTAAGACCCATCCTCAGCACCATAAGGATCAAGGATTACATGAGGAGCATCTACGGTCTGGTGCTCTTTCTTCTGGTCTCCATAATCGTCCCGTTAAGCATGATGGCTGCACCTGCAAAACCGGGCATTCTTCTTCTGACGATATTTGCATCTGTTCAGTATCTGGGGTCCGATATTCTCGTAGGACTCAAGAACATGGAACGGGACGCCATCATGGGGCGTCTCAGCCTTGCCAGATACATCAGCGAAACCCGCGGCATAATGGTCATGGAATATACTATCATGGGCCTTGCCCTGATCCTGTTCCTGGGATTTCCGCTGAAACTCACGCCAGCTCTTGCATACGGGCTTCTGCCCTCGCTCTTCTTCCTGGCCAAAGGAATAGACATCTACAACGATCATATAATCTTCGACAGCAGGCTTTATCTGGTCTATGTCAAATCGCTGTGGTTCATAATTCCCGCCATGGGCCTTCTGTGGCGCGTGACCATGATGTAG
- a CDS encoding TlyA family RNA methyltransferase, whose translation MKERLDKILAERGLAESRARALALVMAGQVLVDGKVITKAGTPVNSDAAITIKKGCPYVSRAGYKLEAAADAFSIDFKGKVAVDVGASTGGFTDLMLQRGAARVYAVDVGHSQLHYRLRNDPRVICLEEINARTIDQAVIPEPCDVAVFDVSFISLKLVIPPILDILKKPSEIVALIKPQFEAGKGMTKKGIVKDEGTIISVVENIKEFLYSINLIPLGVIPSPVKGAKGNQEYLIYCTFGK comes from the coding sequence ATGAAGGAAAGGCTTGATAAAATCCTTGCAGAACGCGGCCTTGCGGAATCGAGGGCCAGGGCGCTTGCGCTTGTCATGGCCGGACAGGTCCTTGTTGACGGGAAAGTAATTACCAAGGCAGGCACTCCCGTAAATTCAGATGCGGCAATAACTATAAAAAAGGGCTGCCCCTATGTAAGCCGGGCCGGGTATAAGCTTGAGGCGGCCGCGGATGCATTTTCAATCGACTTCAAAGGCAAGGTGGCCGTGGATGTCGGTGCATCAACAGGGGGATTTACAGACCTGATGCTCCAAAGGGGCGCAGCCAGGGTCTATGCTGTGGATGTCGGCCATTCACAGCTTCATTACAGGCTAAGAAACGACCCGCGAGTCATCTGCCTGGAAGAGATCAATGCAAGGACAATCGATCAGGCCGTAATTCCAGAACCGTGTGATGTTGCGGTCTTTGACGTCTCTTTCATTTCTCTGAAACTCGTAATTCCGCCAATCCTTGATATCCTCAAAAAGCCGTCAGAGATTGTAGCGCTCATAAAACCGCAGTTCGAGGCGGGGAAAGGCATGACAAAAAAAGGTATCGTAAAAGATGAAGGCACGATAATTTCTGTTGTTGAAAATATTAAAGAATTTCTTTATTCAATCAATCTTATACCCCTTGGTGTGATCCCTTCTCCTGTTAAAGGTGCAAAGGGCAACCAGGAATATTTAATTTACTGCACTTTTGGGAAATGA
- the dxs gene encoding 1-deoxy-D-xylulose-5-phosphate synthase has product MGLLDKIANPNDLKGLSTAELELLAKEVREFIINNVSETGGHLASSLGAVDLILALHYVFNTPQDRIVWDVGHQSYAHKIITGRKDKFSELRQTGGLSPFINPSESGYDSFISGHAGNAISAASGISEAFKKQGIKNRVIAVIGDGSLSNGLTFEGLNFVGMQQLNMLVILNDNEMFISTRVGALADYLSRLMTSRKVRSVKERIKTTMFGMPFIGKRLYKMGKHIEGNLKGVVSSGGTLFEQIGFRYIGPIDGHNMAHLVEAFDNISNIDGPVFMHVITKKGYGYGPAYLNPEDFHGIGKFHKLNGESKAKAQFPSYSDVFGETLVELAKEDDRIVAITAAMKKGTGLDAFASEFPERFFDVGIAEGHAVTMAAGMAMYGLRPVVAIYSTFFQRAYDEIIHDVALQNLPVIFAIDRAGIVGQDGPTHNGAYDMAFMRDIPNIVILVPRDQIILKEMLTYAFNMNGPVAIRYPRDTSISDPIEFKGFVPGRAEIIKDGKEVAVFCTGPLIYEALKAVESLDACVVDLRSVKPLDEDLVRDTVIKCSGKFIVIEDGTITGGAGSAVLECLSGIGFPLKYRLIGIPDRFVEHGKTPDIRACLGMDANGISSAITDILRDEGKA; this is encoded by the coding sequence ATGGGTCTGCTTGATAAAATTGCAAATCCGAACGATCTGAAAGGCCTGTCAACAGCCGAACTCGAACTGCTTGCAAAGGAAGTGCGGGAGTTCATCATAAATAATGTCAGCGAGACGGGAGGTCACCTTGCATCAAGCCTCGGCGCAGTCGATCTCATACTGGCGCTTCATTACGTGTTCAATACGCCTCAGGACAGGATTGTCTGGGATGTAGGCCATCAGAGCTATGCCCACAAGATAATAACAGGAAGAAAGGATAAATTTTCAGAGTTAAGGCAAACCGGCGGGCTGAGCCCGTTCATCAACCCCTCGGAGAGCGGTTATGACTCATTCATCTCAGGCCATGCGGGAAACGCCATTTCAGCTGCAAGCGGCATAAGCGAGGCATTCAAGAAACAGGGAATCAAAAATCGAGTAATAGCTGTTATCGGAGACGGATCGCTGTCAAACGGCCTCACCTTTGAGGGACTCAACTTCGTTGGCATGCAGCAGCTTAATATGCTTGTCATCCTGAACGATAACGAAATGTTCATATCAACGAGGGTGGGCGCCCTGGCAGATTATCTAAGCAGGCTTATGACCTCCAGAAAGGTCCGCAGCGTCAAGGAAAGGATCAAGACAACAATGTTCGGCATGCCTTTTATCGGTAAACGCCTGTATAAAATGGGCAAGCATATAGAGGGCAATCTCAAGGGTGTCGTGTCTTCCGGCGGAACGCTCTTTGAACAGATCGGCTTCAGGTATATCGGCCCGATCGACGGCCACAACATGGCTCACCTGGTAGAGGCCTTTGACAATATCTCCAATATCGATGGCCCAGTCTTCATGCATGTAATAACCAAAAAAGGCTATGGCTACGGACCTGCATACCTTAATCCCGAAGACTTTCACGGCATAGGAAAATTCCATAAACTTAACGGCGAATCGAAAGCGAAAGCCCAGTTCCCATCGTATTCGGATGTTTTCGGCGAAACTCTTGTCGAACTTGCGAAAGAGGATGACCGGATAGTTGCAATAACCGCCGCAATGAAAAAAGGAACAGGCCTCGACGCGTTTGCCTCGGAGTTCCCGGAACGTTTTTTCGATGTGGGCATAGCCGAGGGCCATGCGGTGACCATGGCGGCCGGAATGGCAATGTACGGGCTCAGGCCGGTTGTGGCCATATATTCGACATTCTTCCAGAGGGCCTATGATGAGATCATCCATGACGTAGCCCTGCAGAATCTTCCCGTCATATTCGCAATAGACAGGGCCGGTATAGTAGGCCAGGACGGACCGACACACAACGGCGCCTATGACATGGCATTCATGAGAGACATACCCAATATCGTAATCCTAGTGCCAAGGGACCAGATCATACTGAAAGAAATGCTTACATATGCATTTAATATGAACGGACCTGTGGCGATACGCTACCCAAGAGACACCTCGATATCCGACCCGATTGAATTCAAAGGCTTTGTCCCAGGCCGGGCTGAAATCATTAAAGACGGAAAGGAAGTGGCGGTCTTCTGCACAGGGCCGCTCATTTACGAAGCCCTTAAAGCGGTGGAATCCCTTGACGCCTGTGTTGTGGATTTAAGAAGCGTCAAGCCTCTTGATGAAGATCTTGTAAGGGACACGGTCATTAAATGCAGCGGAAAATTTATCGTCATAGAAGACGGGACAATTACAGGCGGCGCAGGTTCCGCTGTCCTTGAATGCCTTTCGGGAATAGGCTTTCCCCTCAAATACAGGCTCATAGGTATCCCTGACAGATTTGTAGAACACGGGAAAACTCCCGACATCAGAGCCTGTCTGGGCATGGATGCCAATGGAATCAGTTCTGCAATAACCGATATCTTAAGGGATGAAGGAAAGGCTTGA
- a CDS encoding farnesyl diphosphate synthase, translating into MDTSGKIESYKVLFEDYLNSYIKSADNSDGLSIACTYSLSAGGKRLRPVIVMLSAEACGGNPADTLPACLAIEMIHTFSLIHDDLPAIDNDDLRRGRPTCHKTFGEATAILAGDALIFEALSIVAGSNLDACTISDIIRAIADSCGLDGLIKGEYDDIMAEKKTIDLNGITGIYLRKTSRLFELSTYTGARIASANDDTLDAMKTYGRHLGLAFQAIDDILDIISDSASMGKTTGKDILQEKATIVKALGIDGAREWAREQTETALDAIKRLKAIHLENIAFDMLKRVN; encoded by the coding sequence TTGGATACATCTGGCAAGATTGAATCTTATAAGGTCCTGTTTGAGGATTACCTCAATTCCTATATAAAAAGTGCAGACAACTCGGATGGTCTCAGCATCGCATGCACATACAGCCTTTCCGCCGGCGGCAAGAGGCTCAGGCCCGTAATCGTCATGCTATCGGCAGAAGCATGCGGCGGAAATCCCGCCGATACGCTGCCGGCATGTCTTGCAATTGAAATGATACATACCTTCAGCCTTATTCATGACGACCTGCCTGCAATCGACAACGATGACCTCAGGAGGGGAAGACCCACCTGCCATAAGACATTCGGTGAGGCAACCGCCATACTGGCCGGCGACGCATTGATATTCGAGGCGTTATCGATCGTTGCCGGATCGAATCTTGATGCCTGTACAATATCTGATATAATCCGCGCGATAGCAGATTCATGCGGACTGGACGGTCTCATAAAAGGCGAATATGACGACATAATGGCTGAGAAAAAGACAATCGATTTGAACGGAATAACCGGAATTTATCTGAGAAAGACCTCGCGGCTCTTTGAACTCTCCACCTATACCGGAGCAAGAATAGCCTCGGCTAACGATGATACCCTTGATGCAATGAAGACATACGGGAGACACCTGGGGCTGGCTTTTCAGGCCATTGACGATATACTTGATATAATTTCTGATTCCGCCAGCATGGGGAAGACAACGGGCAAAGACATCCTTCAGGAGAAGGCCACGATCGTCAAGGCGCTTGGAATCGACGGCGCCAGGGAATGGGCCCGGGAGCAAACGGAAACTGCACTTGACGCCATCAAAAGATTAAAGGCAATCCATCTGGAAAACATCGCATTTGATATGCTTAAAAGGGTGAACTAG
- a CDS encoding lytic murein transglycosylase, giving the protein MNCRMIAFAAVMVMLTSVTIHAGDFLDRNFLRLLLLEKGIEPSMSEQILVDPRIAYNNSILIQNLYEPSPGDKPRNNAAANPQPIPAQPAKTGDKKKLPGNVDQKYIDLGRQFIKDRRDTFTLIEAEYHVPAEAITAILIIESKLGRDYERYHVFNAYLNLAACIDPDFLEEFIQRNRERYPGIDTDRTRMTAITKGEWALREIKEIMTLSDEIDMDPLEFKGSYAGAIGPAQFIPSSVVNYFKDGNSDGIRDPFEMEDAIASIANYLNKAGWNVDETSRKNAVWNYNHHDYYVKTIMGLLKELSSAGNDSESGIIEDSPVQGNP; this is encoded by the coding sequence ATGAACTGCCGGATGATTGCATTTGCAGCTGTCATGGTAATGCTGACCTCGGTCACAATTCATGCCGGGGACTTTCTTGACAGGAATTTTCTGAGACTTCTGCTCCTTGAAAAAGGCATTGAACCATCCATGTCCGAACAAATTCTTGTCGATCCAAGGATTGCGTACAATAACTCCATTCTTATCCAGAACCTTTACGAACCAAGTCCAGGGGATAAACCCAGGAACAACGCGGCAGCAAACCCGCAGCCCATACCTGCACAGCCTGCCAAGACCGGGGACAAAAAAAAGCTGCCGGGCAATGTTGATCAGAAATATATCGACCTTGGCAGGCAGTTTATCAAGGACAGAAGAGACACGTTCACACTTATCGAGGCTGAATACCATGTCCCGGCCGAGGCGATAACAGCCATACTTATTATAGAATCCAAGCTGGGCAGAGACTATGAGAGATATCATGTCTTTAATGCCTACCTGAATCTTGCGGCATGCATCGATCCCGATTTTCTTGAAGAATTCATTCAGAGAAACAGGGAGCGCTACCCCGGAATCGACACTGACCGGACGAGAATGACAGCAATAACAAAAGGCGAGTGGGCATTAAGGGAGATTAAGGAAATCATGACGCTCTCAGATGAAATCGACATGGACCCTCTTGAATTCAAGGGATCATATGCAGGCGCAATAGGACCCGCCCAGTTCATCCCCTCAAGCGTGGTCAATTATTTTAAAGACGGCAATTCGGACGGCATCAGGGATCCTTTCGAGATGGAGGATGCAATAGCAAGCATCGCAAACTATCTTAACAAAGCAGGCTGGAATGTGGATGAGACCAGCCGTAAAAATGCCGTCTGGAATTATAATCACCACGACTATTATGTAAAAACGATAATGGGGTTATTAAAGGAGCTTTCCTCTGCCGGGAACGACAGCGAATCCGGGATAATTGAAGACAGTCCCGTACAAGGCAATCCTTGA
- a CDS encoding biotin carboxylase N-terminal domain-containing protein: MDKGTVMKRILIANRGEVALRIIRTARELGLETIVVFSEADRNMDYLNLADERVQIGPAYPAKSYLNMDAVIAAAITWKANAIHPGYGFLSENPIFAAKCEENGIAFIGPSSTVLRTIGNKSRTKEVAFSLGIPTIPGSGGFATTVEQAIFMAKETGYPVILKSLYGGGGRGMKVANDEEQLIQHFDNVSSEANAAFGRSEIYIERYIDCPRHLEVQVASDSHGNIRILGDRECSIQRRHQKIIEEGPIPFIDESARKDLWLWARKIMGALEFEGLGTVEFLMDKEGNSYFLEINGRLQVEHPVTEMLTGLDIVREQILISVGSEISEDMPVQTGHAIECRLNSENPAMNFIPTTGTINRLRLPGGPGVRVDTHIYRGCEISPYYDSLLAKLVAHNSSRKGALTKMLRMLEETYVEGVETNKDLLIKLVANEKFQETGGDTSLVKEVLSR, translated from the coding sequence ATGGATAAAGGGACTGTAATGAAACGCATATTGATCGCCAACAGAGGGGAAGTCGCCCTCAGGATAATCAGAACGGCCAGAGAACTTGGTCTTGAGACCATAGTCGTTTTCTCTGAGGCGGACAGGAACATGGACTATCTTAACCTTGCAGACGAACGCGTCCAGATAGGCCCTGCATATCCTGCAAAAAGCTATCTGAACATGGATGCCGTTATTGCCGCGGCAATAACCTGGAAAGCAAATGCAATACATCCGGGATATGGATTCTTGTCCGAAAATCCGATTTTTGCAGCCAAATGCGAAGAGAATGGAATAGCATTCATCGGTCCGTCAAGTACCGTCTTAAGGACTATCGGAAACAAATCAAGGACAAAGGAAGTGGCTTTTTCCCTCGGTATACCGACTATTCCGGGCTCAGGCGGGTTTGCCACAACGGTTGAACAGGCAATTTTCATGGCAAAGGAAACGGGTTATCCCGTAATTTTAAAGTCCCTTTACGGCGGCGGCGGCAGGGGCATGAAGGTGGCTAACGATGAAGAGCAGCTTATACAGCATTTCGACAATGTCAGCAGCGAGGCCAATGCCGCGTTTGGAAGAAGCGAGATCTATATCGAGCGGTACATAGACTGCCCGAGACACCTCGAGGTGCAGGTTGCATCCGATTCCCATGGAAACATACGCATACTTGGAGACAGGGAGTGTTCAATACAGAGAAGGCATCAGAAGATTATCGAGGAAGGTCCTATTCCGTTTATAGATGAATCTGCAAGAAAGGACCTGTGGTTGTGGGCAAGAAAAATCATGGGTGCGCTTGAATTCGAGGGACTGGGCACTGTGGAGTTTCTGATGGACAAGGAAGGCAATTCCTATTTCCTTGAGATAAACGGAAGACTTCAGGTTGAACATCCGGTAACGGAGATGCTTACAGGGCTGGACATAGTGAGAGAACAGATACTTATTTCCGTAGGATCGGAAATCAGCGAGGATATGCCTGTACAGACGGGCCATGCCATTGAATGCAGGCTTAATTCTGAGAATCCGGCCATGAATTTCATTCCTACGACAGGTACGATAAACAGGCTCAGACTTCCGGGCGGGCCCGGCGTAAGGGTGGATACACATATTTACAGGGGCTGTGAGATAAGCCCTTATTATGATTCTCTTCTGGCCAAGCTTGTCGCCCATAATTCGAGCAGGAAGGGTGCGCTTACAAAAATGCTGAGGATGCTGGAAGAGACCTATGTGGAGGGTGTGGAAACCAACAAGGACCTTCTGATAAAACTTGTAGCCAATGAAAAATTCCAGGAAACAGGCGGCGATACTTCACTGGTAAAGGAAGTGCTGTCACGTTAG
- a CDS encoding MFS transporter, with product MHPERILTTVCSITFVVMLGIGIVIPLLPSYAQNMGASATEIGLIFSSFALARAISNPFAGAIADRMNMKPLMLTGILAYTLLSFTYVIASRPFHLVLIRTFHGMASAFVIPLAFTYAANISREGEEGLFMGTINMGLFFGMGAGPLIGGLIKDRFGLNAAFYSLSGLSGLAMIVAIFMLPSMRRVYSREKPAVLKSILKDPVMLGLLLFRVINALGSGSLMVFVPLLARNYGMSSTMIGMLISANIFLTGILQRPIGRISKKENSLFMIVAGSVISAVTLACLPFGKGIVEYFILSCVMGFGSAVSIPASSILMVEHGKQVGMSTTMGIFDTAMSTGMILGPLFSGVIMDFMGIAWVFYAGGIICLAGTAVFWGLARRGSVQAHPC from the coding sequence ATGCATCCTGAAAGAATCCTTACTACGGTATGCAGCATCACTTTTGTTGTCATGCTGGGCATAGGCATAGTCATACCGCTTTTGCCTTCATATGCCCAGAACATGGGAGCGAGCGCGACTGAAATAGGGCTCATATTCTCGAGCTTTGCACTTGCGAGGGCCATATCGAATCCATTTGCCGGAGCTATAGCCGACAGGATGAACATGAAACCGCTCATGCTCACAGGCATACTCGCTTACACACTGCTCTCGTTCACCTATGTTATTGCGAGCAGACCATTTCATCTGGTCCTGATAAGGACATTTCACGGTATGGCGTCGGCATTCGTCATCCCACTTGCATTCACTTATGCGGCGAATATTTCCCGTGAAGGCGAAGAAGGTCTCTTTATGGGAACGATAAACATGGGATTGTTTTTCGGTATGGGGGCTGGCCCTCTGATAGGCGGTCTCATTAAGGACAGGTTTGGCCTCAACGCTGCATTCTATTCACTCTCAGGGCTATCGGGTCTGGCTATGATTGTGGCTATATTCATGCTTCCTTCGATGCGGCGGGTCTATTCAAGGGAAAAACCGGCTGTTCTTAAAAGTATTCTGAAAGACCCGGTAATGCTGGGGCTGCTTCTATTCAGGGTCATAAACGCGCTGGGAAGCGGGAGTCTCATGGTCTTTGTTCCGCTCCTCGCCAGAAATTATGGTATGTCTTCCACAATGATAGGCATGCTAATATCGGCTAATATCTTTCTTACAGGCATCCTGCAGAGGCCGATAGGCAGGATTTCGAAAAAGGAGAACAGCCTCTTCATGATCGTGGCAGGATCGGTCATAAGTGCAGTGACCCTGGCCTGTCTGCCGTTCGGCAAGGGGATTGTCGAATACTTTATCCTGAGCTGTGTGATGGGATTCGGAAGCGCCGTCTCGATACCGGCATCATCGATTCTCATGGTTGAGCATGGGAAGCAGGTCGGCATGTCGACAACCATGGGCATTTTTGACACAGCAATGAGCACAGGGATGATCCTCGGACCGCTTTTCTCCGGAGTGATCATGGACTTCATGGGGATCGCCTGGGTGTTCTATGCAGGCGGCATTATCTGTCTGGCAGGTACGGCGGTTTTCTGGGGGCTTGCTAGGAGAGGAAGCGTGCAAGCTCATCCCTGCTGA
- a CDS encoding AIR synthase-related protein: MKGQGLPTGKLPAQLLERLIKSLPRYGNDVIVGPGIGEDAAVVDFGGTRLIFKTDPITFLSEDIFSYLITVNSNDIACMGGIPGYLLATILLPEGITEPEVEKLFEELKTACKSSDITLLGGHTEITFGINRPLAVGFMVGTLDGEPLGASRANPGDAILLSKAIPIEAVSILARQMPDKLGLDEKTLNRARNLIHDPGISIMKEARIAAKLGASALHDPTEGGVATGLMELARASGSGVEVDLNSIPVLDIAGDMFERLGIDPLGAISSGSLLACCPPEKAQTILDAWNSEGISGAMIGRVTVSGLTIIRRGGKEPLPEFSRDELARFLS; encoded by the coding sequence ATGAAAGGACAGGGGCTGCCTACCGGAAAATTGCCTGCCCAGCTTCTTGAAAGGCTTATTAAATCGCTGCCTCGATATGGTAATGACGTAATCGTTGGTCCGGGAATCGGCGAAGATGCTGCGGTTGTAGATTTCGGTGGAACCAGACTTATTTTCAAGACCGACCCCATAACGTTCCTGAGCGAGGATATCTTCTCTTACCTGATCACTGTAAATTCAAATGATATAGCCTGCATGGGAGGAATACCCGGATATCTGCTTGCCACAATTCTTCTCCCAGAAGGCATAACGGAGCCGGAAGTTGAAAAACTCTTTGAAGAGCTGAAAACAGCATGCAAATCTTCTGATATTACCCTGCTCGGCGGACACACCGAGATAACATTCGGCATCAACAGGCCTCTTGCCGTAGGATTCATGGTCGGTACTCTTGATGGAGAACCATTGGGTGCATCCCGGGCTAATCCCGGTGATGCAATACTTCTTTCAAAGGCAATCCCGATTGAAGCTGTTTCGATTTTAGCACGGCAGATGCCTGACAAGCTCGGGCTCGATGAAAAAACGCTGAACAGGGCCAGAAACCTGATTCATGACCCGGGCATAAGTATTATGAAGGAAGCCCGCATTGCAGCAAAGCTCGGCGCCTCCGCCCTGCATGACCCGACAGAAGGCGGCGTGGCGACAGGCCTGATGGAACTCGCAAGGGCATCAGGTTCAGGGGTTGAAGTTGATTTGAACAGTATCCCTGTCCTTGATATTGCAGGTGACATGTTTGAAAGGCTGGGAATTGATCCTCTCGGAGCAATATCTTCAGGTTCCCTTCTCGCTTGCTGCCCCCCTGAAAAGGCACAGACGATACTTGATGCATGGAACTCTGAAGGGATCAGCGGGGCCATGATAGGACGTGTAACAGTATCGGGTCTGACCATCATCAGAAGAGGCGGGAAAGAACCTCTGCCGGAATTCAGCAGGGATGAGCTTGCACGCTTCCTCTCCTAG
- the folE2 gene encoding GTP cyclohydrolase FolE2: MKDVQRQKPENPLYIHKVGVKDIRYPIVVKDKKRGSQHTVASINLYVDLPVEFKGTHMSRFIEVLNEYHEEIHINRFEHILLEIRSALEAESAHMEIEFPYFIEKEAPVSKVQGLMGYKCSLIGSVGEAKDFRVGVKVPVQTLCPCSKEISVNSAHSQRGIICAVVKYNRFFWLEDLIELIENCGSSPVYSVLKRPDEKYLTEYAYDNPMFVEDVVRQAAAELSKRPEFDWFSVEAENMESIHNHNAYAYIEGKSG; encoded by the coding sequence ATGAAAGACGTTCAGAGGCAGAAACCGGAAAACCCTCTATACATCCATAAGGTCGGCGTCAAGGACATCAGGTATCCTATTGTAGTGAAAGACAAAAAAAGGGGAAGCCAGCATACAGTGGCTTCGATAAATCTATATGTGGACCTGCCTGTCGAATTCAAGGGTACTCATATGAGCAGGTTTATCGAAGTGCTCAATGAATATCACGAGGAGATACACATCAACAGGTTTGAGCATATCCTCCTCGAGATCAGGTCCGCCCTGGAGGCCGAGAGTGCACACATGGAAATCGAGTTTCCCTATTTCATCGAGAAGGAGGCACCTGTCAGTAAAGTTCAGGGACTGATGGGATACAAATGTTCCCTCATCGGTTCCGTGGGTGAAGCAAAAGATTTCCGCGTAGGCGTCAAGGTCCCGGTTCAAACGCTTTGCCCCTGTTCAAAAGAGATCAGCGTGAACAGCGCTCACTCCCAGCGAGGCATAATCTGTGCCGTCGTAAAGTACAACAGGTTCTTCTGGCTGGAAGATCTGATTGAACTCATCGAAAATTGCGGGTCGAGCCCTGTTTATTCAGTATTAAAAAGACCCGATGAAAAATACCTTACCGAATATGCATATGACAACCCCATGTTTGTGGAAGATGTCGTCAGACAGGCCGCCGCCGAGCTCTCAAAACGGCCTGAATTCGACTGGTTTTCAGTTGAGGCCGAAAACATGGAAAGCATACATAACCACAATGCTTATGCTTATATAGAAGGCAAATCGGGATGA
- the queD gene encoding 6-carboxytetrahydropterin synthase QueD → MFKIKLRDSFSSAHMLRGYQGDCERLHGHNYRIEVTILSNDLNEIGIVADFRDVKLALKNCLNPLDHRLLNDLPEFTAENPSAENIARYIFLKLGPMIKEPAKLFEVEVWENDNCSASYSEGQS, encoded by the coding sequence ATGTTCAAAATAAAGCTAAGGGACAGTTTCAGTTCTGCCCATATGTTAAGGGGTTACCAGGGGGACTGTGAAAGGCTTCACGGCCATAATTACAGGATCGAAGTGACCATCCTTTCAAATGACTTGAATGAAATAGGTATCGTTGCGGATTTCCGCGATGTCAAACTGGCGCTCAAGAATTGTCTTAATCCGCTCGACCACAGGCTATTGAATGATCTTCCTGAATTCACGGCAGAGAATCCCTCGGCTGAAAATATTGCCAGATATATATTCCTTAAGCTTGGCCCCATGATAAAAGAACCGGCAAAGCTCTTTGAAGTAGAAGTTTGGGAGAATGACAACTGCTCGGCCAGTTACAGTGAAGGACAATCATGA